Proteins encoded in a region of the Pieris brassicae chromosome 3, ilPieBrab1.1, whole genome shotgun sequence genome:
- the LOC123706724 gene encoding snRNA-activating protein complex subunit 3 gives MASMPHDDKSEKTLKRDQESIQHNLNKFLKPDFCENQEAKIRNLYAKDEGPHWRNVTSSSVTKSLITKNLPKIFQHLPICTQSTSRGDIELELEQQIVSFVGNIDDEEYDKLVEFCDPKHLETGHELKMSMSLPTSKSSAMNSCYNPQASSCLHFCKNLMFRKEIDKKNCYSRKLKYRTVCLIPPPEDADEPDNELLQPGKDLIYRVRIYRPFPYSYSAKTTVRHSLLMTEIMMLGQQPLWALRDHIYCLNDVSTGIDVSENPDDIPSTSAKELFPSSFMFINNVFYVDERKGCSDITLELREWAAARNMGTFPSHSMDVKLEDIKIRLGHPDVYVHLGDCEHPFTFSEVRLGHSRDPLRRQSYPFVSQVGLSQVIYCSICSEHSTKWVVKDCDMVPFDPTYFCDTCFRLYLYKDGKKACPFKAYVYKGNEMSVLKPRH, from the exons atgGCCTCAATGCCACACGACGATAAATCcgagaaaacattaaaacggGATCAAGAGAGCATACAGCATaacttaaataagtttttaaagccAGACTTCTGTGAAAACCAAGAAGCAAAAATCAGAAACTTATATGCAAAAGACGAAGGGCCCCACTGGCGTAATGTCACCAGTAGTAGTGTGACAAAGTCGTTGATAACAAAAAACTTACCAAAGATCTTTCAGCATTTACCAATATGTACGCAGTCTACGTCTAGGGGGGACATTGAGTTGGAATTGGAACAGCAAATTGTTTCATTTGTCGGTAACATAGACGATGAGGAATATGATAAACTTGTCGAATTTTGCGA cccTAAACATTTGGAAACTGGTCATGAATTAAAGATGTCAATGTCACTACCTACTAGCAAGTCTTCCGCTATGAACAGTTGCTATAATCCTCAAGCTTCCAGTTGTCTACATTTCTGCAAGAATTTAATGTTCCGAAAAGAAATTGATAAAAAGAATTGCTATTCCcgaaagttaaaatatagaacaGTATGCCTTATACCACCACCTGAAGAT GCTGATGAACCTGACAATGAGTTGCTGCAACCAGGGAAAGATCTCATCTACAGAGTTAGAATATATCGGCCATTCCCCTATTCATATTCTGCAAAAACT ACTGTCCGTCATTCGCTTTTAATGACAGAAATCATGATGCTGGGTCAACAGCCCCTTTGGGCTCTGAGAGATCACATTTACTGTCTCAATGACGTCTCTACAGGCATCGATGTCTCAGAGAACCCAGATGACATACCCTCGACCTCAGCTAAG GAACTATTTCCGTCTAGTTTCATGTTTATCAACAACGTGTTCTACGTGGACGAACGCAAGGGCTGCTCCGACATCACTCTGGAGTTGCGGGAGTGGGCCGCCGCACGGAACATGGGCACCTTTCCCTCTCACTCCATGGACGTGAAGCTGGAAGACATCAAGATCAGGCTCGGACATCCCGAT GTCTACGTGCACCTGGGTGACTGTGAACACCCGTTCACTTTCTCGGAGGTGCGGCTGGGGCACTCCCGCGACCCTCTGCGACGCCAGTCTTACCCGTTCGTGAGCCAGGTGGGCCTGAGCCAGGTCATCTACTGCAGCATATGCTCGGAGCACAGCACCAAGTGGGTCGTCAAGGACTGCGACATGGTCCCCTTCGACCCCACGTACTTCTGCGACACTTGCTTCCGCCTCTACCTGTACAAGGACGGGAAGAAGGCGTGTCCCTTCAAGGCTTACGTATACAAAGGGAACGAGATGAGCGTCTTGAAGCCCAGGCATTGA